One genomic window of uncultured Erythrobacter sp. includes the following:
- a CDS encoding methyl-accepting chemotaxis protein, which translates to MKPIAVDTSSATALEKIPESCGAVTVGCTDVAGVVEAVIQSSEKLREEHEALRGTVSALEADQTKVAEASDEARLLSERAIERLGEGTSLIQSSLAQINSLLELVDTLGQHVTSFSAAIEQVRRSAQDIDNIAETTNILALNATIEAMRAGEAGRTFAVVASEVKSLANDTRKATEEITQTVEALGEEASTVIGRIEAGAQASGDAKASVARIENTIFSVGELVEEVDKQNDVIARSTGTISGHVDAVQRVLTSYDAAARTNESQLEGAHTRMGELELTASEMFDRIVQAGLSPEDSAMVDRAQGIASDLKEATERAIDAGELTEAQLFDVQYQEVAGTDPQLYRTSLSDWADANWRPVNDALYAEGGAIIMCSESDMNGFLPTHITDWSRKPTGNPAHDIRYCRNGRKILERIDRKAKESDAPYMMAIYRQEGDGKTYRIVRNVYVPLTIKGKRWGDLELAYSFD; encoded by the coding sequence ATGAAACCGATCGCAGTCGATACCAGCAGCGCAACCGCCCTCGAGAAAATTCCTGAAAGTTGCGGTGCCGTGACGGTCGGGTGCACCGATGTGGCCGGTGTGGTCGAGGCTGTCATCCAGTCGTCCGAGAAACTGCGAGAAGAACACGAAGCTTTGCGCGGAACCGTCAGCGCGCTCGAAGCCGATCAGACAAAAGTCGCTGAAGCCAGCGACGAAGCGCGCCTTTTGTCCGAGCGCGCAATCGAACGATTGGGCGAGGGCACCTCGCTGATTCAATCGTCACTGGCGCAGATCAACTCACTGCTTGAGTTGGTGGATACGCTCGGCCAGCATGTGACCAGCTTTTCCGCCGCGATCGAGCAGGTACGCCGCAGCGCGCAGGACATCGATAACATTGCCGAGACGACTAACATCCTGGCGCTGAATGCGACCATTGAGGCGATGCGGGCAGGCGAAGCAGGTCGGACCTTTGCGGTGGTTGCCAGCGAAGTGAAGAGCCTCGCCAACGATACCCGCAAGGCCACCGAAGAGATTACTCAAACCGTTGAAGCACTTGGCGAAGAGGCGAGCACGGTCATCGGCCGGATCGAGGCAGGCGCGCAGGCAAGTGGCGATGCAAAGGCATCGGTTGCACGGATCGAAAACACGATCTTCAGCGTCGGCGAACTCGTCGAGGAGGTCGATAAGCAGAATGATGTGATCGCGCGTTCAACGGGTACGATCAGCGGGCATGTGGATGCTGTGCAACGAGTCCTGACCAGTTACGATGCAGCCGCGCGCACCAATGAAAGTCAGCTTGAGGGCGCTCACACACGCATGGGCGAGCTTGAACTGACTGCGAGCGAGATGTTCGACCGGATCGTGCAGGCTGGCCTGAGTCCGGAAGACAGTGCGATGGTCGACAGGGCGCAGGGCATTGCATCTGACCTTAAAGAGGCGACCGAACGGGCAATCGACGCTGGCGAGTTGACCGAGGCGCAGTTGTTCGATGTCCAATATCAGGAAGTCGCCGGGACCGATCCGCAATTGTATCGGACATCATTGAGCGACTGGGCCGATGCCAACTGGCGCCCGGTAAACGATGCACTCTACGCGGAAGGTGGCGCGATCATCATGTGTTCGGAATCCGACATGAACGGCTTCCTTCCTACGCACATCACCGATTGGTCACGCAAGCCGACTGGCAATCCCGCGCATGACATTCGATATTGCCGCAATGGGCGCAAGATCCTCGAGAGGATCGACCGAAAAGCCAAGGAAA